A portion of the Nomia melanderi isolate GNS246 chromosome 2, iyNomMela1, whole genome shotgun sequence genome contains these proteins:
- the Patronin gene encoding calmodulin-regulated spectrin-associated protein patronin isoform X22, whose translation MWSAISRLFVKGKTVEPAPRTEDRTCDGVPGTVVHDFDAMDRNAGDDRRKGPAGEPQHAGPESEHFSDAYDSRQAKQRASVKWLLSKAYNNRVPENLREPYYVDHEDQEHLKPQIVHALSNAELYCLALANIYSDPNYHNQNHCGILQALARKGVYLTEPNNTQLTETILIQNSPLKMSAHMAVIEGLMVLYAKEVVTGDRLVSAIRRFDPQAEVEVPADHEKGLLLWISHASHALIAKIQTEEGAGDKTRLPELPAAKDFQSLCDGVGLAAVVAFYCPGELNWMDIRVSKRPSVADALHNLSLVHAFCNRCLPYSIFHMQPEDVTYMRGSMKQNLVVFLADMYNVLEIHPAKCVRYPGEERAMQFLDACPRNSHGVAHKRSLPQSIAPIPDLRSNLSVSAPGFTVAKAASSSSVKKSQSLQQTAENYSHDDRRTGSEESFVVHRGKGIPTLSSVADEKSVARADAAGRPSNWEEQRRSSYAGRRSRRNSVSDDSQLTIENFGGSQDNLHNFGRNPDKEVGVHIGKRSTTEPTLPARSSVQDVYGSGVQHILADNGYGNDEPPRLRRQTSNSSLDNVALKQILHSSDNDNSEGDTSKLASFANLNRQSSEKGINLTYTESEDATTKSNLTIKKHGQTNGNGNGEKKTTFATLPNTTTWQQQSNQQSQQAEQHSVDENGGNTIMASQLNNIRLKLEEKRRHIENEKRRMEVVMSKQRQKVGKAAFLQAVTKGKVKSPSSSTSGGDSPAEIGPPTPVTSGSSGETPTSVSETTPVPQQPFQEKPQRPFSLKEISEDVRDVEHKWLEHDGNAPFIETRRTPDIENMDLEQYHQSISQLNNSLSEIQGDIQRLANQQNQIQQQHLMSQHQQQMQQQLQQLQSLSQHHMQSFGMSAMNTLSSKLQEPQQSQFYLHDQPQLQRRMWGQPPPTQSLANEIAAVGYQQSMDPRYGSQSTGYQQDMRLYQDTRNWGTHSHQQKGFVLHDTPPEPRYLNGGDHSLCNNQMSHPGSTYPTSSSIFNQTPPSSASPQHRNAVHRISQLMSESPEPKRPTVHHIPIKCESPTEKRQVTALHAPVPAPPVDDMKPQNISFIGNDDELSQGIRGLHITSGSRTYRIPSPTRPSISRNSFQPHPSLREATPSPSGTPEVTPLDPTDAGEKGFYICFDNDAPKKPKPTLRVKRTSPKKERTASSYVENEDFTVRPESPATISDRQKLLETQRELDREKQRHIDERDFQRHEIRDKELQREVEREKQRERRETSAENRQSGVGLVIGNQLANPDPNSLDEMERKKERIMLLSLQRRQQQEEMKERKEAEAQARREQEKLKAEERARKKEEERQRRAAILEQHKVKKAIEEAEREGKVIDKELLNAIKPTKLRNKTATTRPRPKTIHVDAGAELDSGALTPSRGKKGSSSNLSTDSPDDGRGSSPCRSMNQLGRRGSYKTSRDTDSGLGRATPPRRAPSPGMGSMRHLPSPSGPGSLPPGLMTKRRVFDDGSSDISSTPSSMMDYNGPRLYKQPTTKSNRGIMLNAVEYCVFPGTVNKEAKKRVLDEIARSESKHFLILFRDAGCQFRALYSYCPDREEVSKLYGTGPKQVMDKMFDKFFKYNSGGKCFSQVHTKHLTVTIDAFTIHNSLWQGKKVNLPNKKDMPLVI comes from the exons GATCAAGAACACCTGAAGCCGCAGATTGTCCACGCACTTTCCAATGCAGAACTGTACTGCCTGGCGCTGGCAAACATCTACTCGGATCCAAATTACCACAATCAGAACCACTGCGGTATTCTGCAAGCCCTTGCCAGAAAAGGTGTTTACCTCACGGAACCAAATAACACTCAACTCACCGAAACAATCCTCATTCAAAATTCACCACTCAAAATG TCCGCGCATATGGCTGTGATAGAGGGCCTGATGGTCTTGTACGCGAAAGAGGTCGTGACCGGGGATCGATTGGTCTCGGCGATACGCCGGTTCGATCCCCAGGCGGAGGTGGAGGTCCCGGCCGACCACGAGAAAGGGCTTCTTCTTTGGATAAGCCACGCATCGCACGCGTTGATCGCGAAAATCCAAACGGAGGAGGGCGCCGGCGACAAAACGCGACTGCCAGAGCTACCAGCTGCTAAGGACTTCCAATCGTTATGTGACGGGGTTGGCCTGGCCGCAGTGGTGGCGTTTTATTGCCCCGGCGAGCTGAACTGGATGGACATCAGGGTGTCGAAGAGACCCTCGGTGGCGGACGCGCTGCACAATCTGTCATTGGTTCACGCGTTTTGTAACAGATGTTTACCGTATTCCATTTTTCACATGCAACCGGAGGACGTAACGTACATGAGGGG gTCTATGAAGCAAAATTTAGTCGTTTTTCTGGCGGACATGTATAACGTGTTGGAGATCCACCCTGCAAAGTGCGTACGTTACCCCGGCGAGGAGAGGGCGATGCAGTTCTTAGATG CCTGCCCGCGCAATAGTCATGGTGTAGCTCATAAAAGAAGTCTGCCACAGTCTATAGCTCCGATACCTGATCTGAGAAGCAACCTCTCCGTATCCGCGCCAGGCTTCACAG TTGCGAAAGCAGCATCGTCCTCCTCTGTCAAGAAGTCGCAATCATTGCAACAGACTGCCGAAAATTACTCTCACGATGACAG ACGGACGGGGAGCGAGGAGAGTTTCGTGGTTCATCGTGGTAAAGGCATTCCTACGTTAAGCTCCGTAGCAGATGAGAAGTCGGTAGCTAGAGCAGATGCCGCTGGTCGGCCGAGCAATTGGGAAGAACAGAGGAGAAGTTCTTATGCTGGCCGACGATCTAGGCGTAACAGCGTTTCGGATGACTCTCAGCTGACTATAGAAAACTTCGGTGGTTCTCAG GATAATTTACACAACTTCGGTAGAAATCCAGATAAAGAGGTTGGAGTTCATATTGGCAAACGGAGTACGACCGAGCCGACATTGCCTGCAAGATCGAGCGTTCAGGACGTGTATGGTAGTGGTGTGCAGCACATACTCGCGGACAACGGCTATGGAAATGATGAGCCTCCGAGATTGAGAAGGCAGACCTCGAACTCGAGCTTGGACAACGTGGCGCTGAAGCAAATTCTACATTCCAGTGATAACGATAATTCGGAGGGGGACACGTCGAAATTAGCTAGCTTCGCGAACTTGAACAGGCAAAGCTCAGAGAAAGGGATCAATTTAACTTACACCGAATCAGAGGATGCCACGACGAAATCGAATCTTACGATCAAGAAACACGGCCAGACAAACGGCAATGGTAACGGCGAGAAAAAAACAACGTTTGCCACGTTACCGAATACGACTACATGGCAGCAACAAAGCAACCAGCAGTCCCAACAGGCGGAACAACATTCTGTTG ATGAAAACGGTGGTAACACGATTATGGCCTCACAACTGAATAATATTAGattgaaactcgaagagaaacgTCGGCACATAGAGAACGAGAAGAGGAGAATGGAGGTTGTTATGTCGAAACAACGTCAGAAAGTGGGGAAAGCTGCGTTTTTGCAAGCTGTTACGAAG GGTAAGGTTAAGTCTCCCTCTTCATCAACGTCTGGGGGGGACAGTCCGGCCGAAATCGGTCCCCCCACTCCTGTAACCTCCGGATCTTCGGGGGAGACCCCGACAAGTGTTTCCGAGACGACCCCTGTACCCCAACAACCCTTTCAAGAAAAACCACAGAGACCCTTCTCGCTCAAG GAGATTAGTGAGGATGTGCGGGATGTAGAACATAAATGGTTGGAGCATGATGGTAATGCACCATTTATTGAAACAAGACGTACTCCAGACATTGAAAATATGGATCTTGAGCAGTATCATCAGTCTATATCACA ATTGAATAATAGTCTTAGTGAAATACAAGGAGACATACAGCGTTTAGCCAATCAGCAGAATCAGATACAACAGCAACATTTAATGTCACAGCATCAACAACAGATGCAGCAACAATTACAACAATTGCAAAGTCTGAGTCAGCATCATATGCaa AGTTTTGGAATGTCAGCCATGAACACTTTAAGCTCCAAATTACAAGAGCCTCAACAGtcacaattttatttacatgaTCAACCACAGTTGCAAAGACGAATGTGGGGTCAACCACCTCCTACTCAAAGTTTAGCAAATGAAATAGCTGCCGTAGGTTATCAACAGTCAATGGATCCACGATATGGGTCTCAATCAACAG gTTATCAGCAAGATATGCGTTTATATCAAGATACGCGAAATTGGGGAACACATTCTCACCAACAAAAAGGATTTGTTTTACATGATACTCCTCCAGAACCGAGGTATCTTAATGGTGGGGATCATAGTCTTTGTAATAATCAAATGAGTCATCCTGGTTCTACATATCCAACGTCTTCATCTATCTTTAATCAAACACCACCGTCTTCTGCTAGTCCTCAACATCGAAATGCT gTTCATCGAATAAGCCAGTTAATGAGTGAAAGTCCAGAACCAAAAAGGCCGACTGTACATCATATACCAATTAAGTGTGAAAGCCCTACAGAGAAGAGACAGGTTACTGCATTGCATGCACCTGTTCCAGCTCCACCAGTTGATGACATGAAACCACAAAATATATCGTTTATTG GAAATGATGATGAACTTTCACAAGGCATAAGAGGTTTGCACATCACGTCTGGCAGCCGTACATATAGAATTCCATCACCAACTAGACCTTCAATATCACGTAATTCATTTCAACCTCATCCATCATTAAGAGAGGCCACACCATCTCCATCAGGTACTCCAGAGGTCACGCCTCTCGATCCAACGGATGCTGGTGAAAAAGGTTTTTACATATGTTTCGATAATGACGCACCGAAGAAACCAAAACCAACTCTTAGAGTAAAGAGAACGTCTCCCAAGAAG gaACGAACAGCATCATCATATGTTGAAAACGAAGATTTTACCGTACGACCCGAATCTCCGGCTACCATTTCAGATAGACAAAAACTATTAGAGACTCAACGAGAGTTAGATCGAGAAAAACAGCGTCACATAGACGAAAGGGACTTCCAACGACATGAAATTAGAGATAAAGAGCTGCAAAGAGAAGTGGAAAGAGAAAAGCAAAGGGAAAGACGCGAGACCAGCGCAGAAAATCGACAATCAGGCGTTGGTTTAGTAATTGGAAATCAACTTGCGAATCCGGATCCA aattctCTGGATGAAATGGAACGTAAGAAAGAACGTATAATGCTTCTATCGCTGCAAAGAAGACAGCAGcaagaagaaatgaaagaaaggaaggaagctGAGGCACAAGCGCGTAGAgaacaagaaaaattaaaagcaGAAGAAAGAGCTcgtaaaaaggaagaagaaagacaGCGAAGAGCAGCTATTTTAGAACAACATAAAGTAAAGAAGGCAATAGAAGAGGCAGAAAGAGAA GGCAAAGTTATCGATAAGGAGCTTCTCAATgcaataaaaccaacaaaactacgTAATAAGACTGCTACAACTCGACCAAGACCTAAGACTATTCATGTGGATGCTGGTGCGGAATTGGATTCTGGAGCTCTTACGCCTAGTCGTGGCAAAAAGGGTTCTTCTTCGAATCTCAGTACAG ATTCACCCGACGACGGTAGAGGTTCCTCGCCTTGTCGAAGTATGAATCAGCTTGGCCGACGTGGTTCCTACAAGACGTCCAGAG ATACGGACAGCGGACTGGGCAGGGCAACACCACCGAGGAGGGCACCGAGTCCTGGCATGGGCAGCATGAGGCATCTTCCTTCACCATCAGGGCCTGGCTCTTTACCACCTGGTTTGATGACTAAAAGAAGGGTTTTCGATGACGGTAGCAGTGACATCAGTAGCACGCCAAGTTCGATGATGGACTATAATG GTCCAAGATTGTATAAACAGCCTACGACTAAGTCGAATCGTGGTATTATGTTAAATGCCGTGGAATACTGCGTATTTCCTGGTACGGTGAACAAGGAAGCAAAAAAAAGAGTTTTAGACGAAATTGCGAGATCGGAGAGCAagcattttcttattttatttcgagATGCTGGTTGCCAATTCCGGGCTCTCTACTCATACTGCCCTGACAGAGAAGAAGTATCGAAGTTGTACGGTACTGGACCGAAACAAGTTATGGATAAAATGTTCGACAAGTTTTTCAA atacaATTCGGGTGGAAAATGTTTTTCCCAAGTTCATACGAAGCATCTGACTGTAACCATAGATGCCTTTACAATACACAATAGTCTTTGGCAAGGGAAGAAAGTGAATTTGCCGAACAAGAAAGACATGCCTCtcgtcatatag
- the Patronin gene encoding calmodulin-regulated spectrin-associated protein patronin isoform X1 has product MWSAISRLFVKGKTVEPAPRTEDRTCDGVPGTVVHDFDAMDRNAGDDRRKGPAGEPQHAGPESEHFSDAYDSRQAKQRASVKWLLSKAYNNRVPENLREPYYVDHEDQEHLKPQIVHALSNAELYCLALANIYSDPNYHNQNHCGILQALARKGVYLTEPNNTQLTETILIQNSPLKMSAHMAVIEGLMVLYAKEVVTGDRLVSAIRRFDPQAEVEVPADHEKGLLLWISHASHALIAKIQTEEGAGDKTRLPELPAAKDFQSLCDGVGLAAVVAFYCPGELNWMDIRVSKRPSVADALHNLSLVHAFCNRCLPYSIFHMQPEDVTYMRGSMKQNLVVFLADMYNVLEIHPAKCVRYPGEERAMQFLDACPRNSHGVAHKRSLPQSIAPIPDLRSNLSVSAPGFTVAKAASSSSVKKSQSLQQTAENYSHDDRRTGSEESFVVHRGKGIPTLSSVADEKSVARADAAGRPSNWEEQRRSSYAGRRSRRNSVSDDSQLTIENFGGSQDNLHNFGRNPDKEVGVHIGKRSTTEPTLPARSSVQDVYGSGVQHILADNGYGNDEPPRLRRQTSNSSLDNVALKQILHSSDNDNSEGDTSKLASFANLNRQSSEKGINLTYTESEDATTKSNLTIKKHGQTNGNGNGEKKTTFATLPNTTTWQQQSNQQSQQAEQHSVDENGGNTIMASQLNNIRLKLEEKRRHIENEKRRMEVVMSKQRQKVGKAAFLQAVTKGKVKSPSSSTSGGDSPAEIGPPTPVTSGSSGETPTSVSETTPVPQQPFQEKPQRPFSLKEISEDVRDVEHKWLEHDGNAPFIETRRTPDIENMDLEQYHQSISQLNNSLSEIQGDIQRLANQQNQIQQQHLMSQHQQQMQQQLQQLQSLSQHHMQSFGMSAMNTLSSKLQEPQQSQFYLHDQPQLQRRMWGQPPPTQSLANEIAAVGYQQSMDPRYGSQSTGYQQDMRLYQDTRNWGTHSHQQKGFVLHDTPPEPRYLNGGDHSLCNNQMSHPGSTYPTSSSIFNQTPPSSASPQHRNAVHRISQLMSESPEPKRPTVHHIPIKCESPTEKRQVTALHAPVPAPPVDDMKPQNISFIGNDDELSQGIRGLHITSGSRTYRIPSPTRPSISRNSFQPHPSLREATPSPSGTPEVTPLDPTDAGEKGFYICFDNDAPKKPKPTLRVKRTSPKKERTASSYVENEDFTVRPESPATISDRQKLLETQRELDREKQRHIDERDFQRHEIRDKELQREVEREKQRERRETSAENRQSGVGLVIGNQLANPDPNSLDEMERKKERIMLLSLQRRQQQEEMKERKEAEAQARREQEKLKAEERARKKEEERQRRAAILEQHKVKKAIEEAEREGKVIDKELLNAIKPTKLRNKTATTRPRPKTIHVDAGAELDSGALTPSRGKKGSSSNLSTASLTSPTMRRDYYRGSQDSLTAAHFDERRSGPFYRGGSLRVSSVDSPDDGRGSSPCRSMNQLGRRGSYKTSRDVQEPQQQVRGRPKYPSYQNFKGRKSNSLMNLCGSSSDQDGMMCRYTDTDSGLGRATPPRRAPSPGMGSMRHLPSPSGPGSLPPGLMTKRRVFDDGSSDISSTPSSMMDYNGPRLYKQPTTKSNRGIMLNAVEYCVFPGTVNKEAKKRVLDEIARSESKHFLILFRDAGCQFRALYSYCPDREEVSKLYGTGPKQVMDKMFDKFFKYNSGGKCFSQVHTKHLTVTIDAFTIHNSLWQGKKVNLPNKKDMPLVI; this is encoded by the exons GATCAAGAACACCTGAAGCCGCAGATTGTCCACGCACTTTCCAATGCAGAACTGTACTGCCTGGCGCTGGCAAACATCTACTCGGATCCAAATTACCACAATCAGAACCACTGCGGTATTCTGCAAGCCCTTGCCAGAAAAGGTGTTTACCTCACGGAACCAAATAACACTCAACTCACCGAAACAATCCTCATTCAAAATTCACCACTCAAAATG TCCGCGCATATGGCTGTGATAGAGGGCCTGATGGTCTTGTACGCGAAAGAGGTCGTGACCGGGGATCGATTGGTCTCGGCGATACGCCGGTTCGATCCCCAGGCGGAGGTGGAGGTCCCGGCCGACCACGAGAAAGGGCTTCTTCTTTGGATAAGCCACGCATCGCACGCGTTGATCGCGAAAATCCAAACGGAGGAGGGCGCCGGCGACAAAACGCGACTGCCAGAGCTACCAGCTGCTAAGGACTTCCAATCGTTATGTGACGGGGTTGGCCTGGCCGCAGTGGTGGCGTTTTATTGCCCCGGCGAGCTGAACTGGATGGACATCAGGGTGTCGAAGAGACCCTCGGTGGCGGACGCGCTGCACAATCTGTCATTGGTTCACGCGTTTTGTAACAGATGTTTACCGTATTCCATTTTTCACATGCAACCGGAGGACGTAACGTACATGAGGGG gTCTATGAAGCAAAATTTAGTCGTTTTTCTGGCGGACATGTATAACGTGTTGGAGATCCACCCTGCAAAGTGCGTACGTTACCCCGGCGAGGAGAGGGCGATGCAGTTCTTAGATG CCTGCCCGCGCAATAGTCATGGTGTAGCTCATAAAAGAAGTCTGCCACAGTCTATAGCTCCGATACCTGATCTGAGAAGCAACCTCTCCGTATCCGCGCCAGGCTTCACAG TTGCGAAAGCAGCATCGTCCTCCTCTGTCAAGAAGTCGCAATCATTGCAACAGACTGCCGAAAATTACTCTCACGATGACAG ACGGACGGGGAGCGAGGAGAGTTTCGTGGTTCATCGTGGTAAAGGCATTCCTACGTTAAGCTCCGTAGCAGATGAGAAGTCGGTAGCTAGAGCAGATGCCGCTGGTCGGCCGAGCAATTGGGAAGAACAGAGGAGAAGTTCTTATGCTGGCCGACGATCTAGGCGTAACAGCGTTTCGGATGACTCTCAGCTGACTATAGAAAACTTCGGTGGTTCTCAG GATAATTTACACAACTTCGGTAGAAATCCAGATAAAGAGGTTGGAGTTCATATTGGCAAACGGAGTACGACCGAGCCGACATTGCCTGCAAGATCGAGCGTTCAGGACGTGTATGGTAGTGGTGTGCAGCACATACTCGCGGACAACGGCTATGGAAATGATGAGCCTCCGAGATTGAGAAGGCAGACCTCGAACTCGAGCTTGGACAACGTGGCGCTGAAGCAAATTCTACATTCCAGTGATAACGATAATTCGGAGGGGGACACGTCGAAATTAGCTAGCTTCGCGAACTTGAACAGGCAAAGCTCAGAGAAAGGGATCAATTTAACTTACACCGAATCAGAGGATGCCACGACGAAATCGAATCTTACGATCAAGAAACACGGCCAGACAAACGGCAATGGTAACGGCGAGAAAAAAACAACGTTTGCCACGTTACCGAATACGACTACATGGCAGCAACAAAGCAACCAGCAGTCCCAACAGGCGGAACAACATTCTGTTG ATGAAAACGGTGGTAACACGATTATGGCCTCACAACTGAATAATATTAGattgaaactcgaagagaaacgTCGGCACATAGAGAACGAGAAGAGGAGAATGGAGGTTGTTATGTCGAAACAACGTCAGAAAGTGGGGAAAGCTGCGTTTTTGCAAGCTGTTACGAAG GGTAAGGTTAAGTCTCCCTCTTCATCAACGTCTGGGGGGGACAGTCCGGCCGAAATCGGTCCCCCCACTCCTGTAACCTCCGGATCTTCGGGGGAGACCCCGACAAGTGTTTCCGAGACGACCCCTGTACCCCAACAACCCTTTCAAGAAAAACCACAGAGACCCTTCTCGCTCAAG GAGATTAGTGAGGATGTGCGGGATGTAGAACATAAATGGTTGGAGCATGATGGTAATGCACCATTTATTGAAACAAGACGTACTCCAGACATTGAAAATATGGATCTTGAGCAGTATCATCAGTCTATATCACA ATTGAATAATAGTCTTAGTGAAATACAAGGAGACATACAGCGTTTAGCCAATCAGCAGAATCAGATACAACAGCAACATTTAATGTCACAGCATCAACAACAGATGCAGCAACAATTACAACAATTGCAAAGTCTGAGTCAGCATCATATGCaa AGTTTTGGAATGTCAGCCATGAACACTTTAAGCTCCAAATTACAAGAGCCTCAACAGtcacaattttatttacatgaTCAACCACAGTTGCAAAGACGAATGTGGGGTCAACCACCTCCTACTCAAAGTTTAGCAAATGAAATAGCTGCCGTAGGTTATCAACAGTCAATGGATCCACGATATGGGTCTCAATCAACAG gTTATCAGCAAGATATGCGTTTATATCAAGATACGCGAAATTGGGGAACACATTCTCACCAACAAAAAGGATTTGTTTTACATGATACTCCTCCAGAACCGAGGTATCTTAATGGTGGGGATCATAGTCTTTGTAATAATCAAATGAGTCATCCTGGTTCTACATATCCAACGTCTTCATCTATCTTTAATCAAACACCACCGTCTTCTGCTAGTCCTCAACATCGAAATGCT gTTCATCGAATAAGCCAGTTAATGAGTGAAAGTCCAGAACCAAAAAGGCCGACTGTACATCATATACCAATTAAGTGTGAAAGCCCTACAGAGAAGAGACAGGTTACTGCATTGCATGCACCTGTTCCAGCTCCACCAGTTGATGACATGAAACCACAAAATATATCGTTTATTG GAAATGATGATGAACTTTCACAAGGCATAAGAGGTTTGCACATCACGTCTGGCAGCCGTACATATAGAATTCCATCACCAACTAGACCTTCAATATCACGTAATTCATTTCAACCTCATCCATCATTAAGAGAGGCCACACCATCTCCATCAGGTACTCCAGAGGTCACGCCTCTCGATCCAACGGATGCTGGTGAAAAAGGTTTTTACATATGTTTCGATAATGACGCACCGAAGAAACCAAAACCAACTCTTAGAGTAAAGAGAACGTCTCCCAAGAAG gaACGAACAGCATCATCATATGTTGAAAACGAAGATTTTACCGTACGACCCGAATCTCCGGCTACCATTTCAGATAGACAAAAACTATTAGAGACTCAACGAGAGTTAGATCGAGAAAAACAGCGTCACATAGACGAAAGGGACTTCCAACGACATGAAATTAGAGATAAAGAGCTGCAAAGAGAAGTGGAAAGAGAAAAGCAAAGGGAAAGACGCGAGACCAGCGCAGAAAATCGACAATCAGGCGTTGGTTTAGTAATTGGAAATCAACTTGCGAATCCGGATCCA aattctCTGGATGAAATGGAACGTAAGAAAGAACGTATAATGCTTCTATCGCTGCAAAGAAGACAGCAGcaagaagaaatgaaagaaaggaaggaagctGAGGCACAAGCGCGTAGAgaacaagaaaaattaaaagcaGAAGAAAGAGCTcgtaaaaaggaagaagaaagacaGCGAAGAGCAGCTATTTTAGAACAACATAAAGTAAAGAAGGCAATAGAAGAGGCAGAAAGAGAA GGCAAAGTTATCGATAAGGAGCTTCTCAATgcaataaaaccaacaaaactacgTAATAAGACTGCTACAACTCGACCAAGACCTAAGACTATTCATGTGGATGCTGGTGCGGAATTGGATTCTGGAGCTCTTACGCCTAGTCGTGGCAAAAAGGGTTCTTCTTCGAATCTCAGTACAG CGTCGCTGACCTCCCCGACGATGAGACGAGACTACTACCGAGGCTCGCAGGACAGTCTCACTGCTGCTCATTTCGATGAACGACGTTCCGGCCCTTTTTATCGGGGCGGCAGTCTCAGGG TATCTTCCGTAGATTCACCCGACGACGGTAGAGGTTCCTCGCCTTGTCGAAGTATGAATCAGCTTGGCCGACGTGGTTCCTACAAGACGTCCAGAG ATGTGCAGGAGCCTCAGCAACAGGTTAGAGGCAGGCCTAAATACCCGAGTTACCAAAACTTTAAGGGGAGAAAATCTAATTCCTTGATGAATTTGTGTG GTTCGAGTAGTGATCAAGACGGTATGATGTGTCGATACACAGATACGGACAGCGGACTGGGCAGGGCAACACCACCGAGGAGGGCACCGAGTCCTGGCATGGGCAGCATGAGGCATCTTCCTTCACCATCAGGGCCTGGCTCTTTACCACCTGGTTTGATGACTAAAAGAAGGGTTTTCGATGACGGTAGCAGTGACATCAGTAGCACGCCAAGTTCGATGATGGACTATAATG GTCCAAGATTGTATAAACAGCCTACGACTAAGTCGAATCGTGGTATTATGTTAAATGCCGTGGAATACTGCGTATTTCCTGGTACGGTGAACAAGGAAGCAAAAAAAAGAGTTTTAGACGAAATTGCGAGATCGGAGAGCAagcattttcttattttatttcgagATGCTGGTTGCCAATTCCGGGCTCTCTACTCATACTGCCCTGACAGAGAAGAAGTATCGAAGTTGTACGGTACTGGACCGAAACAAGTTATGGATAAAATGTTCGACAAGTTTTTCAA atacaATTCGGGTGGAAAATGTTTTTCCCAAGTTCATACGAAGCATCTGACTGTAACCATAGATGCCTTTACAATACACAATAGTCTTTGGCAAGGGAAGAAAGTGAATTTGCCGAACAAGAAAGACATGCCTCtcgtcatatag